In one window of Bemisia tabaci chromosome 4, PGI_BMITA_v3 DNA:
- the LOC109034358 gene encoding uncharacterized protein isoform X4 produces MSNRLKGKVKQDNDQLIAQDMSLHKSDNKSRSQLISGSFQSENLRCNNFKSEPKCNQNDRYYNLLTSINGISAPSKSTSSFTDTDEKIQSRNVMNSPSQPSSNGRNPNTLHNRSEKELIASDSILNLNTEARENSPEAEVKKASTGVSGNAVMYANGYFSEVPDDDSNNNSGVLNLEMKSKKQRVESETRPTQLKPDSVEDSEDDSKRGSSRLSREDPSDNENKSHADFEDDNNEDADVSSDITERSPTSMLRRTLLLNHQDESRSPLTIMNGEVVLGAKRTSSGRRKQSCPLRASEIRFRYKFNADNEIEGENADGRNSDIGSMSDAGASSDADNHRFDDMGAARSLYIENSLMGNGSVDSADCMDIPIETVAEEVIGDGEDRSEEDHLQSRLIAAAAQLPSPRSDLGMDEHLVIDMNGAVMGSPRVYSDGEVLLSERDIERANIERARAIDIYNVLNQARRLPVGPAIPSRRPPLSRAASSSPSPSPSPVPHNAMSQLLIAAQLAAGGEVFDAPSSSNPRRVQPWSDNPLIGRPGPSHLNVEQDYRPQNLKKHSQRRQKSAGVRTSRAAGGSRLSTAAKRSDIACSNCGTQTTTIWRRNPKGEMVCNACGLYYKLHLVDRPIAMRRDQIHSRRRRPQSDQNDQEQSELSENESMKIEPPSPALPQPPARRRKSAKISKKFQSSPVLSSHLEGRGYLCDSPDDQSERERIRDSMQNGNEDTVPVLPDMAMLSAIRSQLTPELLRGSPILNTPTIKNSISMLKPRGAP; encoded by the exons ATGAGCAATAGACTGAAAGGCAAGGTGAAGCAAGATAATGATCAGCTAATTGCCCAAGATATGTCGTTACATAAATCGGACAATAAATCAAGATCCCAGTTGATCAGTGGTTCTTTCCAATCAGAAAATTTAAGGtgtaataattttaaatcaGAACCAAAGTGTAATCAAAACGATAGATATTACAATTTACTTACCAGTATTAATGGTATAAGTGCCCCCTCAAAATCCACATCCTCTTTTACTGACACTGACGAGAAAATTCAATCAAGGAATGTCATGAACTCCCCATCCCAACCCAGTTCAAACGGACGCAATCCCAATACATTGCACAACCGTTCAGAGAAAGAACTTATCGCCAgtgattcaattttaaatttaaacacGGAAGCTCGAGAAAACTCTCCCGAGGCGGAAGTGAAAAAGGCGTCTACTGGTGTTTCTGGAAATGCTGTGATGTATGCCAATGGATATTTCAGTGAGGTCCCTGATGATGACTCAAACAACAACAGTGGAGTTTTAAACCTGGAGATGAAGTCGAAAAAGCAGCGCGTTGAGAGTGAAACGCGACCCACTCAGTTGAAACCAGATAGTGTTGAAGACTCGGAAGATGATTCCAAGAGAGGGAGCTCTCGGCTTTCCAGGGAGGATCCTTCGGACAACGAGAATAAAAGTCATGCTGACTTTGAGGATGATAACAATGAAGATGCTGATGTCAGTAGTGATATAACTGAAAG AAGTCCCACAAGTATGCTGAGGAGAACATTATTACTGAACCATCAGGATGAATCTCGGTCACCTCTAACAATAATGAATGGAGAAGTTGTG CTGGGTGCTAAAAGGACGAGTAGTGGCCGACGCAAGCAAAGCTGTCCTCTGAGGGCAAGCGAGATTAGGTTCCGTTATAAATTCAACGCTGacaatgaaattgaaggcgaaaacgCAGATGGGCGCAACAGTGATATTGGCAGTATGTCCGATGCCGGTGCAAGTTCAGATGCGGATAACCACCGATTTGATGATATGGGTGCTGCAAGATCTCTTTATATTGAAAATTCTCTGATGGGCAATGGTTCGGTTGATTCAGCAGATTGCATGGATATTCCCATTGAAACg gtTGCGGAAGAAGTCATCGGAGATGGTGAGGACAGGTCAGAAGAAGATCACCTTCAAAGCCGATTGATTGCTGCCGCTGCCCAATTGCCTTCACCGCGAAGTGACCTAGGAATGGACGAACACCTCGTGATTGATATGAATGGTGCAGTTATGGGCTCCCCGAGGGTTTACTCTGATGGTGAAGTCCTTCTCAGTGAGCGTGATATCGAAAGGGCAAATATAGAAAGAGCAAGAGCAATTGACATTTATAAC GTTCTGAATCAAGCTCGAAGACTTCCTGTTGGACCTGCAATCCCATCGCGGCGGCCACCTTTGTCGCGAGCCGCATCCTCTTCACCATCCCCATCGCCTTCTCCTGTTCCGCATAATGCTATGAGCCAGCTCTTGATAGCAGCTCAGTTGGCAGCAGGAGGAGAAGTATTCGACGCCCCAAGCTCCTCAAACCCACGCCGTGTGCAACCTTGGAGTGATAATCCACTTATTGGCAGGCCTGGTCCAAGTCACTTG AACGTCGAGCAGGATTATCGTCCCCAGAACCTTAAAAAACATTCGCAGCGCCGGCAAAAATCTGCTGGCGTGCGAACATCAAGAGCTGCCGGTGGATCTCGCTTATCAACAGCAGCAAAAAGAAGTGACATAGCATGTTCAAACTGCGGAACCCAAACGACAACAATTTGGAGACGCAATCCTAAGGGTGAAATGGTTTGCAATGCTTGTGGTCTTTACTACAAACTCCACTTGGTCGATCGGCCGATCGCAATGCGCAGGGATCAGATCCACTCGCGGAGGCGGAGACCTCAGTCAGACCAAAATGACCAAGAGCAGAGCGAGCTCTCTGAAAACGAAAGCATGAAAATCGAGCCACCCTCCCCTGCCTTGCCCCAACCGCCGGCCCGGAGACGTAAGTCTGCTAAGATTTCTAAAAAGTTCCAGTCCAGTCCAGTTCTTAGTTCGCATCTGGAAGGACGCGGGTATCTATGCGACTCACCAGACGACCAGTCGGAGCGAGAGAGAATCAGAG